A region of Sulfurovum sp. DNA encodes the following proteins:
- a CDS encoding DUF58 domain-containing protein produces MTQNFKTLLLKSRQNVYTLLSGHSLSKLRGEGHDFVELREYQVGDDIRKINWIITAKLGKPYIKELYTNKELSVVVATLMDGGVYCNKDNAKQEIMTEVVATLGYAVQHNNDLFTGIGYTPKKIFSTPPTKQLFDIEHFSQQLNEAMLMDASLDICSCTDDLFKRIEKPSLLFILYDFLEPIDLSLLAQRHEVIAIIIRHQDEEFPQHKGEVILHHPKTGRKKHTYISKHSTVHYLTQRKMHDEAIIKTFSRHNIRYVKILTEEEPIEKLLTLF; encoded by the coding sequence ATGACTCAAAATTTTAAAACACTTCTACTGAAATCCCGTCAAAATGTCTATACTCTACTTAGCGGGCACAGTCTTTCTAAGCTACGTGGTGAGGGGCATGATTTTGTTGAACTGAGAGAGTATCAGGTAGGTGATGATATCCGGAAAATAAACTGGATCATCACTGCAAAACTTGGTAAGCCCTACATCAAAGAACTGTATACCAACAAAGAGCTCTCAGTCGTTGTCGCTACACTAATGGATGGAGGAGTCTATTGTAACAAAGATAATGCAAAACAAGAAATTATGACAGAAGTCGTTGCTACCCTTGGGTATGCAGTACAACACAATAATGATCTCTTTACTGGTATTGGCTACACCCCAAAAAAAATATTTTCTACACCTCCAACCAAACAACTTTTTGATATAGAGCACTTTTCACAACAACTTAATGAAGCTATGCTCATGGATGCATCTCTTGATATTTGTAGTTGCACAGATGACCTTTTTAAGCGTATAGAAAAACCCTCTCTACTTTTTATTTTGTATGATTTTCTCGAGCCAATTGATCTCTCTTTGCTTGCACAACGACATGAGGTAATTGCTATCATAATACGACATCAAGATGAGGAGTTCCCCCAACATAAAGGTGAGGTTATACTGCATCATCCCAAAACAGGAAGAAAAAAGCATACCTATATAAGTAAACACAGTACAGTTCATTATCTTACTCAAAGAAAGATGCATGATGAAGCAATAATCAAAACATTCTCACGCCACAATATACGTTACGTAAAAATCTTGACCGAGGAAGAGCCTATCGAAAAGCTTTTAACACTTTTTTAG
- a CDS encoding MoxR family ATPase: MINKIHRLKEELHKAVIGQDTMIEGLLIGLLSDGHILIEGVPGLAKTTTINALSKALGLDFKRIQFTPDLLPSDIIGAQIYNPKGHTFSIKKGPLFTHLLLADEINRAPAKVQSALLEVMQERQVTIADETFSLEKPFLVMATQNPIEQEGVYTLPEAQLDRFMMKLVVSHNTEAQELEIMRKGATKSFEKVEKVLEIKELYTLQNILEKIHIDSELETYMIQLVTATREPERFGLENLKNKIMYGVSPRASIDLHKASRAKAFLRGNTFVAPSDIGMVIHDVLRHRIVLSYEARAKGIKSDEIITQIVETLPIP, from the coding sequence ATGATAAACAAAATACATCGGCTCAAAGAGGAGCTTCACAAAGCAGTTATTGGACAAGATACGATGATAGAGGGGCTTCTCATTGGGCTACTTAGTGATGGACATATTCTCATTGAAGGGGTACCTGGACTTGCCAAAACTACAACCATCAACGCACTCTCTAAAGCACTTGGGCTAGACTTCAAACGTATTCAGTTTACACCAGACCTTCTCCCTTCTGACATTATTGGTGCGCAAATATACAATCCAAAAGGACACACTTTCAGTATCAAAAAAGGACCTCTCTTTACCCACCTTCTCCTTGCCGATGAAATTAACCGTGCACCTGCCAAGGTACAATCAGCACTGCTTGAGGTCATGCAGGAGCGCCAAGTCACTATTGCTGATGAAACATTCTCTCTTGAAAAACCATTTCTTGTCATGGCAACCCAAAATCCCATCGAGCAAGAGGGGGTCTATACTCTTCCTGAAGCACAACTTGATCGTTTCATGATGAAACTAGTAGTTAGTCACAATACAGAAGCTCAAGAGTTGGAGATTATGCGAAAAGGGGCAACCAAAAGTTTTGAAAAGGTTGAAAAGGTACTTGAAATCAAAGAGCTCTACACACTACAAAATATACTTGAAAAAATACACATTGACTCTGAATTGGAAACCTACATGATTCAACTTGTTACAGCTACAAGGGAGCCTGAACGTTTTGGTCTTGAAAATCTTAAAAATAAGATTATGTACGGGGTTAGTCCTCGTGCTTCCATTGATCTCCACAAAGCCTCTCGTGCCAAAGCCTTCTTGCGTGGCAATACTTTTGTTGCCCCTTCAGACATAGGTATGGTTATTCATGATGTACTGCGTCACCGAATTGTACTAAGCTATGAGGCAAGAGCCAAGGGAATTAAAAGTGACGAGATTATTACTCAAATTGTAGAGACACTACCAATTCCATAG
- a CDS encoding VWA domain-containing protein: protein MTLLYPQFLFLLIPLGLLSYLLRPRLLQQYIHLIILGLIIFSLSRPQLEKGVKEIPIQAQDILIALDVSYSMRVQDIKPNRYTYAKETINALLEANTKDNIMLIAFTTNPLLLSPPTTDHQLIHMALSALEPKNILTKGTSLENLFKKITSFKQKYREVLLITDGGEEHNLHKLLGALNGTNIHLTILALGTTQGATIPKDDGTMLKDKQNHLVISRINPLLISLANATGGTYLIASGTPQQSANAITKSFLQGNRHNRLINKLYQNHTELYFLPLLLAAILFIVLHTRASYYLLLFVTLAGVNLQASLFDSLALNNAYNAYMQKDYNRSKKTLLDIKTPSLQQRYALATTIYRLGDYTTARKLYASIQTTSPKLKQKLYYNIANTYVMEHTYDKAKMYYTKALQLGKEEDATYNLALISWLKNYHNHQISITQPKPQGSQKNKNKAQYNKSNKSTNNSQQQISSGSSTGGQREDKSKGKEQQKEKLKFDRERQPLPLGSKVYELINKGYIREIQPW from the coding sequence ATGACACTTCTTTATCCACAGTTCCTCTTTTTATTAATTCCTTTAGGATTACTTTCTTATCTACTCAGACCAAGATTACTTCAGCAATATATTCACCTCATCATTCTAGGACTAATTATCTTTTCGCTCTCAAGACCACAATTAGAAAAAGGAGTCAAAGAGATACCCATACAAGCACAAGATATACTCATTGCATTGGATGTCTCCTACTCTATGCGTGTACAGGATATTAAACCAAATCGCTATACCTATGCCAAGGAAACCATTAATGCACTTCTTGAGGCTAACACAAAAGACAATATTATGCTTATTGCTTTCACAACAAATCCACTGTTACTCTCTCCCCCAACAACAGATCATCAACTCATTCATATGGCACTAAGTGCACTTGAACCCAAAAATATTTTAACCAAAGGAACATCGCTTGAGAATCTCTTCAAAAAGATTACCTCATTTAAACAAAAATATAGAGAAGTGCTACTCATCACCGATGGAGGCGAAGAGCATAATCTACACAAACTCCTTGGGGCACTCAATGGTACCAACATACATCTAACTATTCTGGCATTAGGAACAACACAGGGGGCAACTATTCCTAAAGATGATGGCACAATGCTAAAAGATAAACAAAATCATTTGGTTATCTCACGTATCAATCCACTACTCATATCACTTGCCAACGCTACAGGAGGAACCTATCTTATTGCTTCTGGTACACCACAACAAAGTGCTAATGCCATTACAAAAAGTTTTCTACAGGGGAATAGACACAACAGACTAATCAATAAGCTCTATCAAAATCATACTGAACTTTACTTTCTTCCTCTGCTACTTGCTGCTATCCTCTTTATAGTGCTACATACTCGTGCCTCATATTACTTACTGCTATTTGTCACTCTAGCTGGAGTAAACCTACAAGCAAGTCTTTTTGACAGTCTGGCACTCAATAATGCCTATAATGCCTATATGCAAAAAGACTACAATCGTAGCAAGAAAACTTTACTTGACATCAAGACACCTTCATTGCAGCAACGGTATGCCCTTGCTACTACAATATATCGTCTTGGTGACTACACAACAGCTCGCAAACTTTATGCCTCTATTCAAACTACGTCACCCAAACTCAAGCAGAAGCTCTACTATAATATTGCAAATACCTACGTCATGGAGCATACGTATGATAAAGCCAAGATGTATTATACTAAGGCATTGCAGCTTGGCAAGGAGGAGGATGCTACCTATAATTTAGCATTAATTTCTTGGTTAAAAAATTATCATAACCATCAAATCAGTATTACTCAACCTAAACCTCAGGGTAGTCAGAAAAATAAAAATAAAGCTCAATACAATAAAAGTAATAAGAGCACAAATAATAGTCAGCAGCAAATAAGTTCAGGCTCTAGTACTGGCGGACAAAGAGAAGATAAAAGCAAAGGGAAAGAGCAACAAAAAGAAAAGCTTAAATTTGATAGAGAGAGACAACCACTTCCTCTTGGCTCTAAAGTTTATGAACTTATCAATAAAGGATACATACGTGAGATACAACCTTGGTAG
- a CDS encoding VWA domain-containing protein produces MHFTFGSPWFLLFLLLIPCLLWCRTHKRIFYFSKPEWLGKEHPFFSWETWFKILIFTLMIIGLSEPFIYESKENNHKRGRDLILAIDASGSMAQSNFGTERYFRTKYATTISLAKTFVQERFDDNIGVVIFGTFAYTASPLTYDLEALSYLLDMTNVGIAGESTAIGDAIIQSLRTLHFGNAKHKVIILLTDGYHNAGEHAPKEAVEKAKKTGVRIYTIGIGNKQDYDATLLEKIAKETKGKHYSASNAETLKAIFTEISKLEPSKIRSENYLNKKLLIFIPLLLASILLLMWILYTQKEETL; encoded by the coding sequence ATGCATTTCACATTTGGCTCTCCTTGGTTTTTACTTTTTTTATTACTGATTCCATGCCTATTGTGGTGTCGTACACACAAGAGGATTTTCTACTTTTCTAAGCCTGAGTGGCTTGGAAAAGAGCACCCATTTTTTTCTTGGGAGACATGGTTTAAGATACTCATTTTTACACTAATGATTATTGGTCTTTCTGAACCTTTTATTTATGAAAGTAAAGAGAATAACCACAAAAGGGGTCGAGATCTTATACTTGCCATTGACGCAAGTGGCTCAATGGCTCAAAGCAATTTTGGCACAGAAAGATACTTTAGAACCAAGTATGCAACAACTATTTCACTTGCTAAAACCTTTGTCCAGGAGCGCTTCGATGATAATATAGGGGTGGTTATCTTTGGTACATTTGCCTATACCGCTTCCCCTCTAACATATGATCTTGAAGCACTCTCTTACCTGCTCGATATGACCAATGTGGGTATTGCTGGCGAGAGCACTGCCATTGGTGATGCTATCATACAATCTTTACGAACATTACACTTTGGGAATGCAAAACATAAAGTGATTATTCTTTTAACCGATGGGTATCACAATGCAGGAGAACATGCTCCCAAAGAGGCGGTAGAAAAGGCTAAAAAAACAGGTGTGCGTATCTACACTATAGGAATAGGCAACAAACAGGATTATGATGCTACATTATTAGAAAAGATTGCTAAAGAGACTAAAGGAAAACACTACAGTGCATCCAATGCAGAGACACTCAAAGCAATTTTTACAGAGATCTCCAAACTTGAACCAAGCAAAATTCGTTCAGAAAACTATCTTAATAAAAAACTACTTATCTTTATACCACTTCTACTTGCTAGTATCCTGCTATTAATGTGGATACTCTATACACAAAAAGAGGAGACTTTATGA
- the coaE gene encoding dephospho-CoA kinase (Dephospho-CoA kinase (CoaE) performs the final step in coenzyme A biosynthesis.), whose amino-acid sequence MVFAYAIALTGGIATGKSLVAKMFEADSYRVIDADKIAHAILETQQSKIIEMFGAQMVVNGKVDRKTLGTVIFANPLQRKRLEQLLHPLIYKAIETEASVEDIKEKPYIIDIPLFFERKRYPIHKSLVVYAPQQIQIIRIMQRDGLDRDAALKRIASQIDIEKKRYMGNFIIDNSRDKNQLKIEYKRIKEAIEKEFV is encoded by the coding sequence ATGGTGTTTGCATATGCAATAGCACTTACTGGCGGGATTGCAACAGGTAAAAGCTTGGTAGCCAAAATGTTTGAGGCTGATAGCTATAGGGTTATTGATGCAGATAAGATTGCCCATGCAATACTTGAAACACAACAGAGTAAGATTATTGAAATGTTTGGTGCGCAGATGGTTGTAAATGGCAAAGTTGATCGCAAGACTCTCGGTACTGTGATTTTTGCTAATCCGTTACAACGAAAGAGGCTTGAACAACTTCTTCATCCACTTATTTATAAAGCTATAGAGACAGAGGCAAGTGTAGAAGATATCAAGGAAAAGCCCTATATTATTGATATTCCACTTTTTTTTGAGAGAAAACGTTATCCTATTCATAAGTCATTGGTGGTTTATGCTCCGCAGCAGATACAAATTATCCGTATTATGCAACGTGATGGTCTAGACAGAGATGCAGCACTTAAACGGATTGCTTCACAGATAGATATTGAAAAGAAGCGATATATGGGTAATTTTATCATTGATAACAGTAGAGACAAAAATCAACTTAAAATAGAGTACAAACGTATCAAAGAAGCGATTGAAAAGGAGTTTGTATGA
- the dapF gene encoding diaminopimelate epimerase translates to MTVTKYSASGNDFIILIAQEKEDRSDLAKKLCHRQNGVGADGMVVVLPHPEYDFEWEFYNADGSYATMCGNASRAVAHFAHEKGICKNDKAEFLTGAGVIRATINGLYVVSDMVKSDIIQTDIIEDGETWWLIDSGVPHMVTLRDDIEEFNLEKARQLRQKYNANINICKVVDNTLYIRTYERGVEDETLACGTGMVACFIRNYQESSVSDMVTVYPKSGDEIYVSYEEGVYRFGGKVIKTFIAETLI, encoded by the coding sequence ATGACTGTAACTAAATATTCGGCAAGTGGGAATGATTTCATTATATTGATTGCACAAGAGAAAGAGGATCGCTCAGATCTTGCCAAAAAACTTTGTCATCGCCAAAATGGTGTAGGTGCAGACGGCATGGTAGTTGTTCTCCCCCATCCTGAATATGATTTTGAGTGGGAATTTTACAATGCTGATGGCTCTTATGCAACAATGTGTGGCAATGCCAGTCGTGCAGTAGCACACTTTGCGCATGAAAAGGGTATTTGCAAAAATGATAAAGCAGAGTTTTTGACTGGTGCAGGGGTCATTCGTGCAACTATTAATGGACTTTATGTGGTTAGTGATATGGTTAAATCTGATATTATTCAGACAGATATTATAGAGGATGGTGAAACTTGGTGGCTAATTGACTCAGGTGTGCCACATATGGTGACGCTTAGGGATGATATTGAAGAATTTAATCTTGAAAAAGCACGGCAATTACGACAAAAGTACAATGCTAATATTAATATCTGTAAAGTGGTAGATAATACCTTATATATTCGTACCTATGAACGCGGCGTAGAAGATGAAACGTTGGCATGCGGTACAGGCATGGTTGCCTGTTTTATTCGAAATTACCAAGAAAGTAGTGTATCTGATATGGTTACAGTGTACCCAAAGAGTGGTGATGAAATTTACGTAAGTTATGAAGAAGGAGTTTATCGT